One part of the Bacillus sp. FJAT-27916 genome encodes these proteins:
- a CDS encoding tetratricopeptide repeat protein: protein MGKNSNWVNNAKVVSFNPTGEFYFTKGIKAFQRRDLYKAKKYMNRAFQLEPDEPMIACQLAVICTELGEYQFSNQLLLNILQDLDPFMTECHYLLANNFAHMGLFKEAYKHANEYLERDEFGEFSEDAEDLLDLITFETDETEETLEYQDDLMMRQDEARKLLEAGNFVKAVERLEDMIDTYPEFWSAYNNLALAYFYVGKADEAFDTLDRVLEKNPGNLHALCNGMVFYHYQMRDEKVREVYELLRKVRPFLDEHLLKLGATFALTGFYEEAYQWLRVLQKKGYEGDGTFYYWLSKSAYQIGKVETARKAWKKVEVLSPDKEGLEPWGELAEEFETSFEEHAPTILKKLDSDYPEERLFGLFLSSRSKALPMIKHHPMYLENEKFQQEELLYKKSIEFADPTVFFGGEVAELLYERHRPVRLIESGLYLLWFSVFVEGKENGMKFRNAKAWAAAIEYEWHKLRGEKIPQKEIANLHGISVSTLSKYVNQVASLLQ, encoded by the coding sequence ATGGGGAAAAATTCTAATTGGGTAAACAATGCTAAAGTTGTGTCATTTAACCCGACTGGAGAGTTTTATTTTACGAAAGGAATTAAGGCTTTTCAGCGCAGGGATTTATATAAAGCGAAAAAATACATGAATCGTGCGTTTCAGCTGGAGCCGGATGAGCCGATGATTGCTTGTCAGCTTGCGGTGATTTGTACGGAGCTGGGTGAGTATCAGTTTTCGAACCAGCTGCTTTTGAATATATTACAGGATCTTGATCCGTTTATGACAGAGTGCCATTACTTGCTGGCTAATAATTTCGCGCATATGGGCTTGTTTAAGGAGGCTTATAAGCATGCGAATGAGTATTTGGAGCGGGATGAGTTTGGCGAGTTCAGCGAGGATGCTGAGGATTTGCTTGATTTGATTACGTTTGAGACAGATGAAACTGAGGAGACGCTTGAGTATCAGGATGATTTGATGATGCGCCAGGATGAGGCTCGGAAATTGCTGGAGGCGGGTAATTTTGTGAAGGCAGTCGAGAGGCTTGAGGATATGATTGATACGTATCCGGAGTTTTGGTCAGCGTATAATAATCTGGCTCTGGCGTATTTTTATGTTGGAAAGGCTGATGAGGCGTTTGATACGCTGGACCGGGTGCTTGAGAAGAATCCGGGGAATTTGCACGCGCTTTGCAATGGGATGGTTTTTTACCATTATCAGATGCGGGATGAAAAGGTGCGTGAGGTGTATGAGCTGCTTCGGAAGGTGAGGCCGTTTTTGGATGAGCATTTGTTGAAGCTTGGGGCGACGTTTGCGTTGACGGGCTTTTATGAGGAGGCTTATCAGTGGCTTCGTGTGCTGCAGAAGAAGGGCTATGAGGGTGATGGAACCTTTTATTATTGGCTGAGTAAGTCTGCTTATCAGATTGGGAAGGTCGAGACTGCTCGCAAGGCTTGGAAGAAGGTTGAGGTTTTAAGTCCTGATAAGGAGGGGCTTGAGCCGTGGGGCGAGCTGGCAGAGGAGTTCGAGACGAGCTTTGAGGAGCATGCGCCGACGATTTTGAAGAAGCTTGATAGTGATTATCCGGAGGAGCGTCTATTTGGTTTGTTTTTATCAAGCCGCTCGAAGGCGCTGCCGATGATTAAGCACCACCCGATGTATTTGGAGAATGAGAAGTTCCAGCAGGAGGAGCTGCTTTATAAGAAGAGCATTGAGTTTGCTGATCCGACGGTCTTCTTTGGAGGCGAGGTGGCTGAGCTGCTATATGAGCGCCATCGTCCGGTGCGTTTGATTGAGTCAGGGCTTTATTTGCTGTGGTTTTCCGTCTTTGTGGAGGGGAAAGAAAACGGCATGAAGTTCAGGAATGCAAAGGCTTGGGCTGCGGCTATTGAGTATGAGTGGCATAAGCTTCGCGGGGAGAAGATTCCGCAGAAGGAAATCGCTAATCTTCATGGAATATCTGTTTCGACTTTGTCGAAATATGTGAATCAGGTAGCTAGTTTGCTGCAATAA
- the trxB gene encoding thioredoxin-disulfide reductase — translation MAEDKIYDVVIIGAGPAGMTAAVYASRANLSTLMLERGIPGGQMANTEDVENYPGYESILGPDLSNKMFEHAKKFGAEYAYGEVKEIIDGEEYKTIDAGSKQYKTRTIIISTGAEYKKIGVPGEKELGGRGVSYCAVCDGAFFKNKELFVIGGGDSAVEEGVYLTRFASKVTIVHRRDELRAQKILQDRAFANEKVDFIWNSTLKSINEKDGKVGSVTLVSTVDGAETELPADGVFIYIGMLPLTKPFQSLGITNANGYIETNDRMETKIPGIFAAGDVREKQLRQIVTATGDGSIAAQSAQHYVEELMDKLKEKAK, via the coding sequence ATGGCTGAAGATAAAATTTATGATGTGGTCATCATTGGTGCTGGGCCTGCTGGAATGACAGCAGCTGTCTATGCTTCACGGGCCAATTTATCAACGTTAATGCTTGAACGGGGAATTCCGGGCGGGCAGATGGCGAATACAGAGGATGTCGAGAACTATCCTGGATATGAGTCCATTCTTGGGCCGGATTTGTCCAATAAAATGTTTGAGCATGCAAAGAAATTCGGTGCAGAATATGCATACGGTGAAGTGAAGGAAATCATTGATGGGGAAGAATACAAAACCATTGATGCCGGATCTAAGCAATATAAAACACGTACCATCATTATCTCTACAGGTGCTGAGTATAAGAAAATCGGTGTTCCAGGCGAGAAGGAGCTTGGCGGACGCGGTGTGTCTTATTGTGCAGTTTGTGACGGTGCTTTCTTTAAGAACAAAGAGCTATTCGTTATCGGCGGCGGGGATTCCGCAGTTGAAGAGGGTGTTTACCTGACTCGCTTCGCCTCTAAAGTAACGATTGTTCATCGCCGTGATGAGCTTCGTGCCCAGAAGATTTTGCAAGATCGTGCATTTGCGAATGAAAAGGTAGATTTTATTTGGAATTCTACCCTTAAATCCATCAATGAAAAGGATGGAAAGGTAGGCAGTGTAACATTGGTTTCCACAGTTGATGGAGCTGAAACAGAGCTTCCAGCTGATGGTGTGTTTATCTATATTGGTATGCTTCCACTTACAAAACCATTCCAAAGCCTTGGCATTACAAATGCAAATGGCTATATTGAAACGAATGACCGCATGGAAACGAAGATTCCGGGAATTTTCGCAGCGGGAGATGTTCGCGAAAAACAATTGCGCCAAATCGTAACAGCTACAGGCGATGGCAGTATTGCTGCACAGTCTGCACAGCATTATGTGGAAGAGCTGATGGATAAATTGAAGGAAAAAGCAAAATAA
- a CDS encoding NUDIX hydrolase: protein MQRVTNCLYIKDDMALMLQKPRRNWWVAPGGKMETGESIRDSVVREYYEETNLRISNPVLKGIFTMVIVRGEEIVNEWMLFSFCAREAEGQALVETEEGRLEWHALSDIPSLPMAEGDRHIMNHLIEGTGVLMGTFRYTEDSELIDYKLERNGE from the coding sequence ATGCAAAGAGTAACCAATTGTTTATATATAAAGGATGACATGGCTTTAATGCTTCAGAAGCCGCGAAGAAATTGGTGGGTTGCCCCCGGCGGTAAGATGGAGACCGGTGAATCCATTCGAGACTCTGTCGTTCGGGAGTATTATGAAGAAACGAATTTACGAATCAGCAATCCCGTATTGAAGGGGATTTTTACAATGGTGATCGTTCGAGGAGAAGAAATCGTGAATGAATGGATGCTTTTCTCTTTCTGTGCGAGAGAAGCTGAAGGACAGGCATTGGTGGAGACAGAGGAAGGCAGACTCGAGTGGCACGCCCTTTCTGATATTCCGTCCTTGCCAATGGCTGAAGGAGACCGTCATATCATGAATCACCTGATAGAGGGAACAGGCGTGTTGATGGGGACCTTCCGTTATACGGAGGATTCGGAGCTCATCGATTATAAGCTAGAGAGAAACGGGGAGTAG
- the rapZ gene encoding RNase adapter RapZ — protein sequence MEDKKVENEIVDHRLVIITGMSGAGKTVAIQSFEDLGFFCVDNLPPTLLPKFLELMEDSGKKMNKVAVVMDLRGRDFFDHLFKALDDLNDSKTFVPEILFLDADDDVLVRRYKETRRTHPLAPSGLPLEGIRLERDLLEELKGRSQSIYNTSELKPRELREKISKEFAVNHQVSFTINVMSFGFKHGLPIDADLVFDVRFLPNPFYIEHMRPMTGLDNEVSSYVLKWNETQKFIEKWVDLLDFMIPQYKREGKAQLVIAVGCTGGQHRSVTLAEFLGNRYKNEYDTRVTHRDINKRKVHTDDVQVKTT from the coding sequence ATGGAAGATAAGAAAGTGGAGAATGAAATAGTGGACCACCGATTAGTCATTATAACGGGAATGTCCGGAGCAGGTAAGACAGTTGCCATCCAGAGCTTTGAAGATCTTGGCTTCTTCTGTGTGGATAATCTGCCGCCGACACTGCTTCCGAAATTCCTGGAATTAATGGAGGACTCAGGGAAGAAGATGAACAAAGTGGCTGTCGTCATGGACTTGAGAGGCCGGGACTTTTTTGACCACCTATTTAAGGCTCTTGATGATTTGAATGACTCCAAGACTTTTGTTCCAGAGATTTTATTCCTCGATGCAGATGATGATGTGCTTGTCAGAAGATACAAGGAAACAAGAAGGACACATCCGCTTGCTCCATCAGGACTGCCGCTTGAGGGTATTCGTCTTGAGCGGGATTTGCTTGAGGAGTTAAAAGGACGTTCTCAAAGTATTTACAACACCTCTGAATTGAAGCCGCGCGAATTACGGGAGAAGATTTCAAAGGAATTCGCGGTCAACCATCAGGTATCCTTCACAATCAATGTGATGTCCTTCGGGTTTAAGCATGGGCTGCCGATTGATGCCGATCTTGTGTTTGATGTTCGCTTCCTGCCAAATCCATTCTACATTGAGCATATGCGCCCGATGACAGGATTGGACAATGAGGTATCCTCCTATGTTCTGAAATGGAATGAAACACAGAAGTTTATTGAGAAGTGGGTAGATTTGCTTGATTTCATGATTCCGCAGTATAAGCGCGAGGGCAAGGCGCAGCTCGTCATTGCTGTTGGATGTACAGGGGGCCAGCATCGCTCTGTTACCCTTGCTGAATTCCTTGGCAACCGCTACAAGAATGAATATGATACGAGAGTTACGCATCGGGATATCAATAAAAGGAAGGTACACACAGATGACGTCCAAGTTAAGACAACCTAG
- a CDS encoding gluconeogenesis factor YvcK family protein has product MTSKLRQPRIAIIGGGTGLPVLLRGLKTYPVDITAIVTVADDGGSSGRLRDELDIPAPGDIRNVLAAMSEVEPLIEQMFQHRFDNADHLSGHALGNLILAAMTSITGDFVHAIQEMSKVLNVKGQVLPSANQSVILHAELDDGEVVTGESKIPYSGKRIKRVFLSPEEIEPPAETLQAIRNADMILMGPGSLYTSILPNLVVPSIAEEIANSNAAKVYICNLMTQAGETLNYTASDHLKVINEHLGSQCVDTILVNKEEIPPHLKLKYKEEYAQPVIFDINRLEKMGVRVIKENIVSIHHNRVRHDTVAVASIIYDLINERDLKVSSINS; this is encoded by the coding sequence ATGACGTCCAAGTTAAGACAACCTAGGATAGCAATCATCGGGGGCGGTACAGGATTACCTGTACTGCTTCGCGGATTGAAGACCTATCCGGTTGATATTACAGCAATTGTTACGGTAGCGGATGATGGAGGCAGTTCAGGCCGTCTTCGCGATGAACTTGATATCCCGGCTCCAGGGGACATTCGGAATGTTCTCGCTGCGATGTCTGAAGTCGAGCCTCTCATTGAGCAAATGTTCCAGCACCGCTTCGATAATGCGGACCATTTGAGCGGGCACGCCCTTGGCAATCTCATCCTTGCTGCGATGACCTCCATTACGGGTGATTTTGTTCATGCAATCCAAGAGATGAGCAAGGTATTAAATGTGAAAGGGCAGGTATTGCCTTCTGCGAATCAAAGTGTCATTTTGCATGCAGAGCTTGATGATGGGGAGGTTGTGACCGGTGAGTCCAAAATTCCGTATTCAGGCAAGCGGATCAAGCGAGTATTTCTCAGCCCGGAAGAGATTGAGCCGCCGGCGGAAACGCTGCAGGCCATCCGCAATGCAGATATGATCTTGATGGGGCCAGGCAGTTTGTATACAAGCATACTCCCTAATCTTGTCGTCCCTTCAATTGCAGAGGAGATTGCAAACTCAAATGCAGCAAAGGTGTACATTTGCAATTTGATGACTCAGGCCGGAGAGACGCTGAACTATACGGCAAGTGACCATTTGAAGGTAATCAATGAGCATCTCGGTTCCCAGTGCGTAGATACAATCCTTGTTAACAAGGAAGAGATTCCTCCTCACTTGAAATTGAAGTATAAAGAGGAGTATGCACAGCCTGTTATTTTTGACATCAATCGGCTGGAGAAGATGGGTGTTCGTGTCATAAAAGAAAATATTGTTTCCATTCATCATAATCGAGTACGCCATGATACAGTCGCAGTCGCATCGATTATATATGATTTAATAAATGAAAGAGATTTGAAAGTCAGTAGTATCAATAGCTAA